The bacterium DNA segment GGAGGTTGTGGAAAGACAACAATCACAAGCCTTATAATCAACTATCTTCTTTCCTTAAAAAAAGGCTCTATCCTTGCGGTTGATGCAGATCCCTCCTTTAACCTCCATTTCCTTTTGGGAATGGATGCTCCTAAAACACTTGGCCAATTAAAGGAGTCTGCGAAGAAGGATAAACCCAATTCAATGGACTTATTCTCATTCCTTGAATATGGGACAAATATGGCAATAGATGAGGGAAAAATTGACCTTTTGGCTATGGGAAGAAAAGAGGGGAAGGGGTGCTATTGCTCGGTTAATAATGCCTTAAGGGAGGTATTAAACAAAATTGCAAAATCCTATAATTATATTGTTATTGACAATGAGGCAGGGATTGAGCATATAAGCAGGCAGACAGATGCAAGCGTTAACCTTATGTTTATTGTTATTGATCCTTGTTTGAGAAGCCTCATAACAGCCAAAACCATAATAAACCTTATAAAAGAGCTTGAAAATGATGTAAGTAAGGTTTGTTTGATTGGAAATAAGATGGACAAAATACCCAATTGGCTTAAAATGGATATTCCATTTTTAGGCTGTATTCCATTCGATCCAATGCTTCAAAAATACGAGGAAGAAAACCTTTCCTTCCTTTCTTTTCCAGAAACATCCTTATCATATCAGGCATTAAAAAAGATATGCGTTCAGGTATTAGGGGAAAGCGATGAAGAAAGAGCACCAGGGCCCCACTCATAGGTGGATGAATTTTTTATTGTAATTCTTCCACCTTTCACATATAATATATAATATAAATGATTAAAGTAAGCATTATCGGAGCAACGGGTTATACAGGAAGGGAGCTTATAAGACTCCTTTTAAGGCATAGGGAGGCAGAAATTATCCATCTTTCTGCCCACATAGAGAAAGAGATGCCAATTTCTGATATATTTCCTGGCCTTCTTTGCAATATTTCTGTTAAAACCACAATGGATGTAGCATCTTGTGCAGAATCTGATGTTATCTTTCTCTGCCTTCCACACATCGTGTCACAGGAGTATATTCCCTCCCTATATGAGCTTAAAAAAAGGGTAGTAGACCTCTCATCAGATTTCAGGCTAAAAGACCCCGATGTATATGAGAAATGGTATAATACCCAGCACCTCGCACCCCATCTTATAAAAGAGTCAGTTTATGGATTACCCGAGCTTTACAGAGAAAAAATAAAGGATGCAAAGATTATAGCAAACCCAGGCTGCTATCCTACATCTTCTATACTAGCCCTTGCTCCAGCTATAAAAAATAGGCTTATAGATTTAAACTCTATAATCATTGATGCAAAAACAGGCATTTCTGGTGCAGGAAGAAGCCCAAGCATGCTTACCCATTTTCCCGAGGTAAATGAAAGCGTTTCTGCATACTCTATTTTTACACATCGCCATACCCCTGAGATAAATCAGGAGCTTTCATTATTGGCAGGAGAGAGGGTAAATGTTACCTTTACCCCCCATCTTATCCCAATGGATTGCGGTATACTCTCAACCATCTACATCAAGGTTTTAAGCGATGTCAAGCTTTTGGATGTCTATAAGGATTTCTATAAAAATGAGCAATTTGTAAGAATTGTTGACAAGCCCCCAAAAACAAAGGAGGTGGTTGGAACAAATCTATGCCTTATAAATATAGCCCAAGAAAAGCAAGAGGCTGTAGTAACATCAGCCATAGATAACCTTATAAAAGGTGCCTCTGGACAGGCTGTTCAGAATATGAACATTATGTTTGGTATTTCGGAGAGGGAAGGGCTTTTATA contains these protein-coding regions:
- a CDS encoding AAA family ATPase; this translates as MAYTIAVAGKGGCGKTTITSLIINYLLSLKKGSILAVDADPSFNLHFLLGMDAPKTLGQLKESAKKDKPNSMDLFSFLEYGTNMAIDEGKIDLLAMGRKEGKGCYCSVNNALREVLNKIAKSYNYIVIDNEAGIEHISRQTDASVNLMFIVIDPCLRSLITAKTIINLIKELENDVSKVCLIGNKMDKIPNWLKMDIPFLGCIPFDPMLQKYEEENLSFLSFPETSLSYQALKKICVQVLGESDEERAPGPHS
- the argC gene encoding N-acetyl-gamma-glutamyl-phosphate reductase is translated as MIKVSIIGATGYTGRELIRLLLRHREAEIIHLSAHIEKEMPISDIFPGLLCNISVKTTMDVASCAESDVIFLCLPHIVSQEYIPSLYELKKRVVDLSSDFRLKDPDVYEKWYNTQHLAPHLIKESVYGLPELYREKIKDAKIIANPGCYPTSSILALAPAIKNRLIDLNSIIIDAKTGISGAGRSPSMLTHFPEVNESVSAYSIFTHRHTPEINQELSLLAGERVNVTFTPHLIPMDCGILSTIYIKVLSDVKLLDVYKDFYKNEQFVRIVDKPPKTKEVVGTNLCLINIAQEKQEAVVTSAIDNLIKGASGQAVQNMNIMFGISEREGLL